CCGCCCGCCGCGGTGCTGGTGCTGGTTCCAACGGCCCTAAAACCAGCCTGCCTCCCAAATACCGCCACCCCGGCACCCAGGACACCTGGACTGGCCGTGGCCGCCCACCACGTTGGATCATTGATGCAGAAGCCAATGGCCGCAGCCGTGAAGAGTTCCTTATCAAATAAGTACGGACACCGAACAAAAGAAAGGGACCGCTTGAAAAAGCGGTCCCTTTCTTATTGATATAAAACCCCTACATAATGCCGGGGTTCTAGCGACTCAATCCCGAGCTAATGGATATCGGATATCAATCACTTGTCCATTATTACCGGGGAAGCCATCAAATATGGCCTGGGACAAAAATGGCATCTGCTGGTCCAGGTTGTCGGAATGGCTATAAGACACGGCTGTAGCACGATACACTTCTGCGCCCGAGTTTTGATTATCTGTAATGATTACATTTAGATAATTTTTATACACAGTGACAGGAACATTCACTACATTCGGAGAATAAAAGAAACCGCCGCCCCAACCATCATTTGGCGCATAATAGCCGCGGCCAATTCCCCAAGCAGATGGACCATAAAAACTATCGGCAAATTGCGGCACCCAGCTTTGTTCCTGCGGATTGCCATAATCCATTTGCACCACAAAACGTGCCGCTTTCAGATCCGGCGCTTGCACCAGCCCCGTCACCCCGATAGAGGCCCGCACAGAATCAGCAAAAGACTGATATTGCAGACTATTACTTTTGTCTGGCGAGGACTTGATGTAATACGTATCACCGCTGGTGGCTGTGGGCCATTGCTGATAACGCGTCAATTTGGCAGACCAGCTAGGCGCAGCGCAAGCCGTGGTCAATACCGCAAGTGCCAGGCTCATCAGGCGTAGGGCGCGCCAGGAAAACCCTTCAGAAAATAACGTCATAGTTTCACCCTTGCTTGTTTTTCGTTTGCACGTTCAAGCCCGATTAATGACAGCACCGTAGCGCCGACGAACAATTAGTTTACTGCCTGTTTCTGGCGTCCAGTGTGGGCGTTCAAACAACATTACAATAGACCATATTTTTCGATTGTCGGACCAGGATCACATGCGCACAGACACCTTACCTACGATCTCCCGCCACGATTACCAGCCCTACCCCTATCAAATAGAAAAGGTACGGCTGGAATTTGATTTGGCGGCCGAGCAAACCTTGGTTCGTCTGGCTTTTCGAGCCAGCAGCCGGGACGGCCAGATCCGCCCCCTGGTACTGGATGGCGAAGATATTGAACTGCTCGAAGTCAGTATCAACGGCGTCGCCCTGACCGCCCAGGATTACCAGCTTGATGAACAGGGGCTGACACTCTCGCCCCCGACGGCAGAATTTGATCTGGTGCTGGTGAGCCGTTGCCGCCCGCAAGACAACACCATGCTGATGGGCTTGTATGTCTCGGGTCAGAATCTGTTTACCCAGTGTGAAGCCCAG
This genomic window from Alcaligenes faecalis contains:
- a CDS encoding DUF4136 domain-containing protein; this translates as MTLFSEGFSWRALRLMSLALAVLTTACAAPSWSAKLTRYQQWPTATSGDTYYIKSSPDKSNSLQYQSFADSVRASIGVTGLVQAPDLKAARFVVQMDYGNPQEQSWVPQFADSFYGPSAWGIGRGYYAPNDGWGGGFFYSPNVVNVPVTVYKNYLNVIITDNQNSGAEVYRATAVSYSHSDNLDQQMPFLSQAIFDGFPGNNGQVIDIRYPLARD